A section of the Camelus dromedarius isolate mCamDro1 chromosome 14, mCamDro1.pat, whole genome shotgun sequence genome encodes:
- the TMEM61 gene encoding transmembrane protein 61 isoform X2: MCDRGRVASTLRYCMTVSGTVVLVAGTLCFAWWSEGDAGAQPSQPAPPTGRPKPEAPGPLLRSVSFFCCGAGGLLLLFGLLWSLKASTRGPPRWDPYHVSRDLYYLTVEPLEKESSRSPKVVAFPSDEEAVCCPLAEGPLIPPTYPMEEDLGASGDALLGAQPPLPPPSYDSILGADGISGETTPEAACSCLGPVQSAAGGS, translated from the exons ATGTGTGACAGGGGCCGCGTGGCCTCCACCCTCCGCTACTGCATGACGGTCAGCGGCACGGTGGTTCTGGTGGCCGGGACACTCTGCTTCGCCTGGTGGAGTGAAGGAGATGCAGgtgcccagcccagccagccagccccgcCCACTGGACGCCCCAAGCCTGAGGCCCCCGGTCCCCTGCTCAGGTCGGTCAGCTTCTTCTGCTGTGGTGCAGGCGGCCTGCTGCTGCTTTTCGGCCTGCTGTGGTCCCTCAAGGCCAGCACCCGGGGGCCGCCTCGATGGGACCCGTATCACGTCTCCAGAGACCTGTACTACCTCACTGTGGAGCCCTTGGAGAAGGAGAGCAGCAG GTCCCCAAAGGTGGTTGCCTTCCCCAGTGATGAGGAGGCCGTGTGCTGCCCACTGGCTGAGGGTCCCCTGATACCACCTACATACCCCATGGAGGAAGACCTGGGTGCCTCTGGGGATGCCCTGCTTGGGGCCCAGCCCCCCTTGCCTCCACCCAGCTACGACAGCATCCTCGGTGCTGATGGCATCTCTGGAGAGACAACACCTGAGGCTGCATGCTCCTGCCTGGGACCGGTTCAGTCTGCGGCGGGAGGAAGTTAA
- the TMEM61 gene encoding transmembrane protein 61 isoform X1 yields the protein MTAPKMCDRGRVASTLRYCMTVSGTVVLVAGTLCFAWWSEGDAGAQPSQPAPPTGRPKPEAPGPLLRSVSFFCCGAGGLLLLFGLLWSLKASTRGPPRWDPYHVSRDLYYLTVEPLEKESSRSPKVVAFPSDEEAVCCPLAEGPLIPPTYPMEEDLGASGDALLGAQPPLPPPSYDSILGADGISGETTPEAACSCLGPVQSAAGGS from the exons ATGACTGCGCCCAAG ATGTGTGACAGGGGCCGCGTGGCCTCCACCCTCCGCTACTGCATGACGGTCAGCGGCACGGTGGTTCTGGTGGCCGGGACACTCTGCTTCGCCTGGTGGAGTGAAGGAGATGCAGgtgcccagcccagccagccagccccgcCCACTGGACGCCCCAAGCCTGAGGCCCCCGGTCCCCTGCTCAGGTCGGTCAGCTTCTTCTGCTGTGGTGCAGGCGGCCTGCTGCTGCTTTTCGGCCTGCTGTGGTCCCTCAAGGCCAGCACCCGGGGGCCGCCTCGATGGGACCCGTATCACGTCTCCAGAGACCTGTACTACCTCACTGTGGAGCCCTTGGAGAAGGAGAGCAGCAG GTCCCCAAAGGTGGTTGCCTTCCCCAGTGATGAGGAGGCCGTGTGCTGCCCACTGGCTGAGGGTCCCCTGATACCACCTACATACCCCATGGAGGAAGACCTGGGTGCCTCTGGGGATGCCCTGCTTGGGGCCCAGCCCCCCTTGCCTCCACCCAGCTACGACAGCATCCTCGGTGCTGATGGCATCTCTGGAGAGACAACACCTGAGGCTGCATGCTCCTGCCTGGGACCGGTTCAGTCTGCGGCGGGAGGAAGTTAA